The following are from one region of the Pantoea cypripedii genome:
- a CDS encoding SDR family oxidoreductase: MQKILITGATGFLGGAVTGNLLKKGQINNLLLLVRGETPEEGLERVKKNLAKFGLDSTLLDSLTSQQILAGDLSEPEHFTADPRLDDVTHVLNCAAVASFGNNPWIWKVNVEGTFKFASRMSRVSGLKRFVHVGTAMSCAPRANSLVTESELATSRQQHIVEYTWSKATIERMMMESLPTLPLVIARPSIVVGHSQYGCEPSASIFWVFRMALMLGKFMCELEDRIDVVPVDYCADALELLLTADEVEKDVFHISAGMNSSVTFAEIDIAMAKASGDSPVSASYQKVNYKELSADKKNFSALFGPCNERIMLRAMNLYGHFSKLNVVFSNEKLLKLGMPQSSKFTDYLDRCVASTKGSTIAELMEIDFK, translated from the coding sequence ATGCAAAAAATATTAATCACGGGCGCAACAGGTTTTCTTGGCGGCGCGGTAACAGGTAATCTGTTAAAGAAAGGTCAAATAAATAATCTGCTGTTGCTTGTCAGGGGAGAAACGCCTGAAGAGGGACTGGAGCGGGTTAAAAAAAATCTGGCGAAGTTCGGGCTGGATAGCACTCTGCTGGACTCTCTGACATCTCAACAAATCCTGGCTGGCGATCTCTCTGAACCCGAGCATTTTACAGCGGATCCCCGGCTTGATGATGTTACTCACGTCCTGAATTGCGCCGCAGTGGCATCGTTCGGGAACAATCCCTGGATCTGGAAGGTAAACGTGGAAGGCACCTTTAAGTTCGCCAGCCGGATGAGCCGGGTCAGTGGACTTAAACGCTTTGTCCATGTGGGAACCGCGATGTCCTGTGCTCCGCGTGCCAACAGTCTGGTGACGGAAAGCGAACTGGCAACCTCCCGTCAGCAGCACATTGTCGAGTACACCTGGAGCAAAGCGACGATTGAAAGAATGATGATGGAGTCCTTACCCACGCTGCCGCTGGTGATTGCACGTCCCTCCATCGTGGTAGGCCATTCGCAATACGGATGTGAACCCTCCGCCAGTATCTTCTGGGTGTTCCGCATGGCGCTCATGCTGGGTAAATTTATGTGTGAGCTGGAAGACCGCATTGATGTTGTGCCGGTGGATTACTGTGCCGATGCGCTCGAATTGCTGCTGACAGCGGATGAAGTGGAGAAGGATGTGTTCCACATTTCTGCCGGAATGAACAGTAGCGTGACTTTTGCTGAAATCGACATCGCGATGGCCAAAGCATCTGGAGATTCCCCAGTCTCTGCCAGCTACCAGAAAGTCAATTACAAAGAATTGAGTGCGGATAAGAAAAATTTTTCGGCACTTTTTGGTCCCTGCAATGAACGCATCATGCTGCGGGCAATGAACCTTTATGGCCACTTTTCAAAGCTTAATGTGGTGTTCAGTAACGAGAAGTTGCTTAAGTTAGGTATGCCGCAATCATCAAAATTTACCGATTATCTTGATCGCTGTGTAGCGTCGACTAAGGGTTCTACGATTGCAGAGTTGATGGAGATTGATTTTAAATAA
- a CDS encoding acyltransferase family protein, producing MTLTKPKPIYGIDIIRFLCAAYVMLFHLSYWIGVPGFTAYKITNGSFDFPWAEGITSAGRVGVDIFFVISGFVIAYSAQGASAAKFVRSRILRLFPAAWICASITLVVALAVDHRSSVEVILSWVRSVLFIPIGDHIDGTYWTLGIECSFYFIIFAVIAINAFNKIEYVMTILTTASTLFCYFIFIYRPDLGWLSQSRPFQLSLIVNACEFGFGYFLYGLLYNGLTKIRCYGIVCGLVGSCILVFHSLHGTDSYLGVFLWLLSSLFIYLSVEFNEYVAEVIGKGGGKIVRILGLSTYPLYLIHQLVGSALMGKLSSFGISQTNCLISALSAMFVLSLAISIFIEPKLRLIITPVVEKTMNKINNFAVAFISYKSSKSQ from the coding sequence ATGACTCTTACAAAACCCAAGCCGATATATGGAATTGATATAATTCGATTTCTATGTGCTGCATACGTGATGTTATTTCATCTGAGTTACTGGATTGGGGTACCGGGCTTCACGGCATATAAAATAACCAATGGAAGTTTTGATTTTCCCTGGGCTGAAGGAATAACTAGTGCTGGGCGTGTGGGCGTTGATATTTTCTTTGTGATTTCTGGTTTCGTTATTGCATATAGTGCACAAGGTGCGAGTGCTGCAAAGTTTGTTCGTAGCAGAATACTACGCCTATTCCCTGCTGCGTGGATTTGTGCTTCAATAACATTAGTTGTTGCTCTTGCTGTTGACCACCGCAGTAGTGTAGAAGTGATTCTCTCGTGGGTTCGCAGTGTTTTGTTCATACCAATCGGAGATCATATTGATGGAACGTATTGGACATTAGGCATTGAATGTTCATTTTACTTTATAATTTTTGCCGTTATAGCCATTAATGCTTTCAATAAAATTGAATATGTAATGACTATACTAACTACTGCAAGCACATTATTTTGCTATTTTATTTTTATCTATCGACCTGATTTGGGTTGGTTATCGCAATCAAGACCCTTCCAGCTATCTCTTATCGTTAACGCATGTGAGTTTGGTTTTGGTTATTTCCTTTATGGATTGCTTTATAATGGACTTACCAAGATAAGATGCTATGGAATTGTATGCGGTTTAGTTGGCAGTTGCATACTTGTATTCCACTCATTGCATGGCACAGATAGTTATCTTGGTGTATTTTTGTGGCTTTTATCCTCGTTATTCATTTACTTATCAGTGGAATTTAATGAATATGTTGCAGAAGTAATTGGCAAAGGTGGAGGAAAAATAGTCAGGATTTTAGGGCTATCGACTTATCCTTTGTATCTTATCCATCAACTTGTTGGTTCTGCATTGATGGGGAAATTATCGTCTTTTGGAATATCTCAGACTAACTGCCTGATATCTGCACTATCAGCGATGTTTGTTCTATCATTAGCTATTTCAATATTTATTGAACCAAAGCTGAGGCTTATCATTACTCCTGTTGTAGAAAAAACAATGAATAAAATTAACAATTTTGCTGTAGCCTTCATTTCTTATAAAAGCTCAAAAAGCCAATGA
- a CDS encoding acetyl-CoA C-acetyltransferase, with the protein MNEVVIVSAKRTATGAFMGSLSDHSAVALGSCVINALLEDSGVKAGEISQVIMGQVLTAGCGQNPARQSALNAGLPVETQCLTINKVCGSGLKSVHLGMQALLAGEAEFVIAGGQESMSSAPHILMSSRTGMRLGDSNLKDSLVSDGLWDAFDNNHMGVTAENVADEFCISREAQDEFALLSHMKALSAQEQGVFAREIVPVEWQNRKGETLRVDTDEGPRKTTIKKLGQLKPVFRKDGTVTAGNASSLNDGAAAVLLCTRETAAARGLQVLASLGKFANSGIRPALMGAAPVQAIADCLARSGWKPEDVEHLESNEAFAAQALAVISRTGILPERINPYGGAIALGHAIGSSGCRILVTLVHSLVRNNATRGVAALCVGGGEGVALSVYR; encoded by the coding sequence ATGAATGAAGTTGTGATCGTTTCTGCAAAGCGCACGGCAACAGGCGCATTTATGGGCTCCCTGTCCGATCATTCCGCAGTCGCGCTGGGGAGCTGCGTCATTAATGCGCTTCTTGAAGACTCGGGCGTGAAGGCCGGTGAAATTTCACAGGTTATTATGGGACAGGTTTTGACCGCAGGCTGCGGCCAGAATCCTGCACGGCAGTCCGCGCTGAATGCCGGACTGCCGGTTGAGACGCAGTGCCTGACCATTAATAAGGTCTGCGGATCAGGCCTCAAGTCGGTTCATCTGGGCATGCAGGCGCTTCTGGCGGGGGAGGCAGAATTTGTTATCGCCGGCGGTCAGGAAAGCATGTCCAGCGCACCGCATATCCTGATGTCGTCGCGTACCGGAATGCGGCTGGGTGACAGTAATCTGAAGGACAGCCTGGTGTCTGACGGACTCTGGGACGCATTTGACAATAATCATATGGGAGTGACCGCCGAAAATGTTGCGGATGAATTTTGTATCAGCCGTGAAGCGCAGGATGAATTCGCGCTTTTATCCCATATGAAGGCGTTAAGCGCGCAGGAGCAGGGCGTTTTTGCACGTGAAATTGTCCCTGTGGAATGGCAGAACAGAAAAGGCGAGACCCTGCGGGTCGATACGGATGAAGGCCCCCGTAAAACCACTATTAAAAAACTGGGGCAACTGAAGCCCGTGTTCAGAAAGGACGGTACGGTAACCGCAGGGAATGCATCTTCGCTTAACGATGGAGCTGCTGCAGTCCTTCTCTGCACCCGGGAAACGGCAGCGGCAAGAGGGCTGCAGGTTCTCGCCTCGCTGGGTAAATTCGCCAACTCGGGTATCAGGCCGGCATTAATGGGCGCCGCGCCGGTACAGGCGATTGCAGACTGCCTTGCCCGATCGGGCTGGAAACCAGAAGACGTTGAACATCTTGAGTCAAATGAAGCATTTGCAGCTCAGGCGCTGGCAGTCATCAGCCGTACAGGTATATTACCGGAACGCATTAATCCTTACGGCGGGGCAATTGCGCTCGGCCATGCTATCGGGTCGTCCGGATGCCGCATCCTGGTAACGCTTGTCCATAGCCTCGTACGCAATAATGCCACGCGTGGCGTAGCGGCATTATGCGTGGGCGGCGGCGAAGGTGTGGCGCTGAGCGTATACCGCTGA
- a CDS encoding aldo/keto reductase: MRTRNLSQNLTVSSVGYGAMGLSEFYGQTDDQASLQLLHKLIDLNITFIDTANLYGRGHNERLIGHFLAGLDKTTREQFKIATKCGIDRSPDESYARTINNQPDYITRCCNESLKRLGVERIDLFYLHRVSQATPIEESMECLSRLVSEGKINHIGLCEVSAPTLRRAHAVHPLTALQTEYSLWTRDIEDEILPALKELGIGLVPYSPLGRGFLTGKYRKNSDFGEGDFRKNNERFIQSSLDHNAQLLDVIEPLAEKYSCTTGQVALAWLLAQYDRLVPIPGTKHTCYLTENARAADILLESSDIALLNDIHQRVEIWGGRYSEEGMKGVNA; this comes from the coding sequence ATGCGTACCCGAAATTTATCTCAAAACCTTACTGTCAGTTCTGTCGGCTATGGAGCCATGGGGCTGAGCGAATTTTATGGCCAGACAGACGATCAGGCCTCCCTGCAACTGTTACATAAGCTCATCGATTTGAATATCACGTTCATTGATACCGCGAACCTTTACGGGCGGGGCCACAATGAGCGCCTGATTGGTCACTTTCTTGCCGGGCTGGATAAGACGACGCGTGAGCAGTTCAAAATTGCCACGAAATGTGGAATCGATCGCTCACCCGACGAGTCATATGCCCGTACCATTAACAACCAGCCTGACTATATCACTCGCTGCTGTAATGAGTCCCTCAAAAGACTGGGTGTTGAGCGAATCGATTTGTTCTATCTGCACCGGGTCAGTCAGGCCACTCCCATTGAAGAGAGTATGGAATGCCTGAGCCGTCTCGTCAGTGAAGGTAAGATCAACCACATCGGCCTCTGTGAGGTCTCCGCTCCCACTCTGCGACGGGCCCATGCAGTACACCCGCTTACCGCGCTGCAGACAGAATATTCATTGTGGACACGCGATATTGAAGATGAAATCCTTCCGGCATTGAAAGAGCTGGGCATCGGCCTGGTGCCTTACTCTCCCTTGGGAAGAGGCTTCCTGACCGGAAAATACCGCAAAAACAGTGATTTTGGGGAAGGGGATTTCCGTAAAAATAATGAGCGATTCATTCAGTCCAGCCTCGATCATAACGCCCAGCTTCTTGACGTTATCGAACCGCTGGCTGAAAAATACAGCTGTACCACGGGGCAGGTTGCGCTGGCCTGGCTGCTGGCGCAGTACGACAGGCTGGTTCCTATTCCCGGAACCAAGCACACCTGTTATCTGACTGAGAATGCCCGGGCGGCAGATATTCTTCTGGAGAGCTCAGATATTGCCTTGCTGAACGATATTCACCAGCGCGTTGAGATCTGGGGCGGCCGTTACTCTGAGGAAGGCATGAAAGGCGTTAATGCCTGA
- a CDS encoding HAD family hydrolase — protein sequence MQKAAAFFDVDETIITTKSMFDFYDFWCRENNEHEELERYMTHFRSEIKKGTCREQLNKEYYRQFAGVSYKKLEEAGEKWFSTKLYSSFFIGSVVALLKKHQAQNMPAVFISGSMRPVLAPIAKYLGVTDILCAPLKITDKGYLTGEIGTPQTIGRGKMEALIQFCGQRKISPDDCYAYGDDLSDIPMLESVGHPVCVGKSTELAMHAKEKCWPVI from the coding sequence TTGCAGAAAGCAGCCGCATTTTTTGACGTTGATGAAACGATTATAACGACCAAAAGCATGTTTGATTTTTACGATTTCTGGTGCCGTGAAAATAATGAACATGAAGAACTTGAACGTTATATGACGCATTTCAGGTCTGAAATAAAAAAAGGGACATGCCGCGAGCAGCTCAACAAAGAATACTACCGCCAGTTCGCTGGCGTCAGTTATAAGAAGCTGGAGGAGGCCGGTGAAAAATGGTTCAGCACCAAGCTTTATTCAAGCTTTTTTATTGGCAGCGTGGTAGCGCTCCTGAAAAAACACCAGGCTCAAAATATGCCTGCGGTCTTCATTTCCGGATCCATGCGTCCCGTTCTTGCACCAATTGCAAAATATCTTGGCGTAACAGATATCCTCTGTGCGCCACTGAAAATCACCGATAAGGGGTACCTTACGGGTGAAATAGGTACTCCACAAACTATAGGTCGAGGGAAAATGGAGGCGCTTATTCAGTTTTGCGGTCAGAGGAAAATAAGTCCTGATGATTGTTATGCCTATGGAGATGATCTGTCGGACATCCCTATGCTCGAGTCAGTCGGCCATCCCGTATGCGTGGGAAAATCTACGGAGCTTGCCATGCACGCGAAAGAAAAGTGCTGGCCAGTTATTTAA
- a CDS encoding tautomerase family protein, with amino-acid sequence MPFVHITTWPAKNEREILGLQEDITFAVHKHTGAPLDKISVVITEIPPSRWADAGVPGHDKDFPVKSRRKNYEE; translated from the coding sequence ATGCCATTTGTTCATATCACCACATGGCCTGCAAAAAATGAAAGAGAAATTCTCGGTTTGCAGGAAGACATTACTTTTGCCGTGCATAAACACACTGGCGCGCCGCTGGATAAAATATCTGTTGTGATTACCGAGATACCGCCCTCTCGCTGGGCTGATGCGGGCGTACCCGGCCATGATAAAGATTTCCCGGTAAAAAGCCGGAGAAAGAATTACGAGGAATAA
- a CDS encoding AfsA-related hotdog domain-containing protein produces MKACTPVSIVHVVVEGNQMNCKKLVVVGDKFNEFANGKDVLTISQLELLTQIPANIIDKEHEIIIGQGVRKDFAGKVISNQSRNAAHGNKIKMCSLEKLVNDKKNAHCHKRLEQNVLIGSAEQTEHNSDLFAMSLLIDERCELMADHQTGQHIQGMLLVEASRQAFIAVTEEFIYKQETGRYYVINSMAINFSSFLFPLPALVHFEYLEKDVNERRGRFRAQVRVTQHQTLCATMDVSFTVYPSALISEKEKSLAETAMQAAIAAQQDATPGVTHA; encoded by the coding sequence ATGAAGGCCTGTACCCCCGTATCTATCGTGCATGTTGTTGTTGAGGGAAACCAAATGAACTGTAAAAAACTGGTTGTCGTCGGCGATAAGTTTAATGAATTTGCAAACGGAAAAGATGTTCTGACAATTTCTCAGCTTGAATTATTGACGCAAATACCCGCCAATATTATCGACAAAGAGCATGAAATTATCATCGGGCAGGGTGTGCGTAAGGATTTTGCGGGAAAGGTAATTTCCAATCAGTCAAGAAATGCCGCTCACGGCAATAAGATTAAAATGTGCTCTCTGGAAAAACTGGTTAACGATAAAAAGAATGCACACTGCCATAAGCGGCTTGAGCAGAATGTTCTGATTGGCTCAGCGGAGCAGACTGAACATAACAGTGACCTTTTTGCCATGTCGCTGCTGATCGATGAGCGCTGTGAGCTCATGGCCGATCATCAGACCGGTCAGCACATTCAGGGAATGCTTCTGGTTGAGGCAAGTCGTCAGGCTTTTATCGCCGTTACCGAAGAGTTTATTTACAAGCAGGAAACAGGACGTTACTACGTCATCAACAGCATGGCGATTAATTTTTCAAGCTTCCTGTTTCCTTTACCTGCACTAGTCCATTTCGAATATCTTGAAAAGGACGTCAATGAGCGCAGGGGGCGCTTCAGGGCCCAGGTTCGCGTGACTCAGCACCAGACGCTTTGTGCAACCATGGACGTGTCGTTCACGGTTTACCCTTCAGCGCTGATTTCTGAAAAGGAAAAGTCTCTGGCGGAGACGGCCATGCAGGCAGCAATTGCGGCGCAGCAGGATGCAACACCCGGGGTGACGCATGCCTGA
- a CDS encoding MFS transporter yields MNTDNAPKAMSLRLWLALFILALSTFTIVTTELAPVGLLTPMAEGLHSSESAVGMTVSLYAWVGALSALIASVFLGNVAKKRLLLALTVILFLSNVLAATVNTYTLLLAARVLGALAHGAFWAMIGATAVSIVPARYIGAATSIVFGGVSAASVFGVPVSNYIGIHFGWRLAFWLMAGLSIIAFAGMSVLVPQIASKSAIGLDALKSVLRSSALWKIYSATLLAVTAHFAAFTYIEPWLHTQQSLATSLIPVVLFVYGIAGLAGNFLTGMVIDKYLRATVCVSVLLISTVLVSLGLSGVALSDTAVFTAMVIWGVAVSGIFVGFQTWVLRLAEDKAFPASAVYVSFFNAAIGIGASAGAWMVSALSVPVLYIVAGAAIGLSVLLVAVIPTRVASAQTVLEKSYESN; encoded by the coding sequence ATGAATACAGATAATGCCCCGAAGGCTATGTCCTTAAGGTTATGGCTTGCCCTGTTTATTCTGGCTCTTTCAACTTTCACAATCGTCACCACAGAGCTGGCGCCTGTTGGCCTGCTGACACCGATGGCGGAAGGACTTCACTCTTCTGAATCAGCGGTGGGCATGACGGTCTCGCTTTATGCCTGGGTCGGTGCCCTGAGCGCGCTCATTGCATCAGTCTTCCTGGGCAATGTTGCCAAGAAGCGGCTTCTGCTTGCGCTGACGGTCATCCTTTTTCTGTCTAACGTACTTGCGGCTACGGTAAACACTTACACGTTGCTGCTTGCAGCGCGCGTGCTGGGTGCGCTTGCTCACGGTGCATTCTGGGCGATGATCGGAGCAACGGCGGTTTCCATTGTGCCGGCCAGATACATCGGCGCCGCCACGTCGATTGTTTTTGGTGGCGTGTCCGCAGCCAGCGTGTTTGGCGTGCCGGTATCAAACTATATCGGTATTCACTTCGGCTGGAGGCTGGCCTTCTGGCTGATGGCGGGACTCAGCATAATCGCATTTGCCGGCATGAGCGTACTTGTTCCGCAGATAGCCAGTAAAAGCGCCATCGGTCTGGACGCGCTGAAAAGCGTGCTCAGATCCTCTGCGCTGTGGAAAATTTATTCGGCCACGTTACTGGCAGTGACCGCGCACTTCGCCGCGTTTACCTACATTGAACCCTGGCTGCACACGCAGCAGTCCCTCGCCACCTCACTAATACCGGTGGTTCTGTTTGTGTACGGCATCGCAGGCCTCGCCGGTAATTTTCTGACCGGGATGGTTATCGATAAATACCTCAGGGCCACGGTTTGTGTCTCAGTGTTGCTTATCAGCACCGTACTGGTTTCGCTGGGATTATCCGGTGTAGCGCTTTCAGATACTGCCGTTTTCACCGCGATGGTTATCTGGGGTGTGGCAGTATCCGGGATCTTTGTGGGCTTTCAGACGTGGGTCTTACGCCTGGCGGAAGATAAAGCCTTCCCGGCTTCTGCTGTCTACGTTTCATTTTTCAATGCCGCTATCGGTATAGGCGCATCTGCCGGTGCCTGGATGGTATCTGCTTTATCTGTTCCTGTGCTCTATATCGTAGCCGGTGCCGCAATCGGCCTTTCTGTGCTGCTCGTGGCCGTTATCCCGACGCGCGTGGCCTCAGCTCAAACCGTGCTGGAGAAATCTTATGAGTCAAACTAA
- a CDS encoding carboxymuconolactone decarboxylase family protein: MSQTNDLTRYGRDIMDRLEPGLAAKVTDRLSDLDASLPALITDYAFGAVVGRPGLDLRMREMLTVASLVTLGNAMPQLELHMRAALNTGVTPEELLEIVIQMAVYAGVPACMNGLTAYRAAMAATGHTLPGLKGKTYE, translated from the coding sequence ATGAGTCAAACTAACGATCTTACCCGCTATGGCAGAGACATTATGGACCGTCTTGAACCCGGTCTGGCCGCTAAGGTCACCGACCGGCTGAGTGATCTTGACGCCAGCCTGCCCGCCCTGATCACCGATTACGCCTTTGGCGCTGTGGTAGGCCGCCCGGGGCTGGATCTCAGAATGCGGGAAATGCTCACGGTGGCATCGCTCGTGACGCTGGGTAACGCCATGCCCCAGCTTGAGTTGCACATGAGAGCAGCGCTTAACACCGGCGTTACCCCTGAAGAGCTGCTTGAAATCGTAATACAGATGGCCGTTTACGCCGGCGTACCGGCATGCATGAACGGCCTGACAGCCTACCGCGCTGCAATGGCGGCAACCGGCCATACTTTACCCGGCCTTAAGGGAAAAACTTATGAATGA